The Mus musculus strain C57BL/6J chromosome 2, GRCm38.p6 C57BL/6J genome has a window encoding:
- the Olfr1120 gene encoding olfactory receptor 1120, whose protein sequence is MEHSENSAMDNATSVTQFLLLGFSGVPNLQTFLFGMFSIMYVVILIGNTSILVIARIDPALQKPMYYFLANFSFLEICYVSVTLPRILYNLWTQDRGICLLACAIQMFFFLILAATECFLLAVMSYDRYVAICNPLHYPLVMNPTKCTQLAVGSWLGGIPVQIGQTCRIFSLHFCNSNIIEHFFCDVPPILKLACGDTSMHELSVYLVAMFFVASPFMLILASYSKIIATILKLPTATGRAKAFSTCSSHLVVVLLFFGSATINYLRPKSIHSVGTDELLSLFYTIVTPMFNPLIYSLRNKDVIAALRRLLLKI, encoded by the coding sequence ATGGAACACTCAGAGAACAGTGCCATGGATAATGCAACCTCAGTGacacagtttctcttactggggTTCTCTGGCGTACCTAACCTGCAAACATTTCTGTTTGGGATGTTTTCCATAATGTATGTGGTTATCTTAATAGGAAACACCTCTATACTTGTTATAGCAAGAATTGATCCTGCACTACAAAAACCCATGTATTATTTCCTGGCCAATTTTTCATTTCTGGAAATTTGTTATGTATCAGTCACCCTTCCCCGCATTCTCTACAATCTTTGGACACAAGACAGAGGAATTTGTCTCCTGGCCTGTGCTATTCAAATGTTTTTCTTCCTAATTCTGGCAGCCACTGAGTGTTTTCTTCTGGCTGTGAtgtcctatgaccgctatgtggccatctgcaacCCTCTGCACTATCCTCTGGTCATGAATCCAACAAAGTGCACTCAGCTGGCTGTGGGCTCTTGGCTCGGTGGTATCCCAGTCCAGATAGGACAAACTTGTCGAATATTCTCTCTACATTTCTGCAATTCTAATATAATAGAGCacttcttctgtgatgttcccccAATTCTCAAGCTGGCCTGTGGGGACACTTCAATGCATGAGTTGTCTGTATACTTAGTGGCTATGTTTTTTGTTGCCTCTCCTTTTATGTTAATACTTGCTTCCTACAGCAAAATCATTGCTACCATTCTAAAGTTGCCAACAGCCACAGGACGGGCAAAAGCTTTCTCCACTTGTTCTTCACATCTGGTGGTAgtgcttttattttttggatCAGCTACCATTAACTACTTGAGGCCAAAGTCCATTCATTCTGTAGGAACTGATGAACTACTCTCTCTGTTTTACACAATTGTGACCCCCATGTTCAATCCCCTAATATACAGCCTCAGAAACAAGGATGTGATTGCAGCATTAAGAAGGCTTTTACTTAAAATTTAG
- the Olfr1121 gene encoding olfactory receptor 1121: MKHTDIREEDNASAVTQFLLLGFSDLPNLQSFLFGVFSIMYLIMLIANSFIIVITKLDPTLQKPMYFFLVNFSFLEICYVSVILPRVLYSIWTQDRNISLLACATQMCFFLMLAATESIFLAVMSYDRYVAICSPLHYPLVMSPRKCRQLAAGSWLGGMPFQVGQTCQIFSLHFCNSNQIEHFFCDIPPVLKLACGDTSVIEMYVYVVAILLAAIPFILILTSYSKIIATILRLPTAEGRSKAFFTCSSHLVVVVLFFAPASITYLMPKSSHSAVSDKFLSLFYTIITPVFNPMIYSLRNKEVIAALRRLLLTT, translated from the coding sequence ATGAAACACACTGACATCAGGGAAGAGGACAACGCTTCCGCAGTGACACAGTTTCTTCTGCTTGGATTTTCTGACCTTCCAAACCTCCAGAGCTTTCTGTTTGGGGTGTTCTCCATAATGTACTTGATTATGctaattgcaaatagcttcataATTGTGATAACCAAGCTTGACCCTACACTACAGAAGCCCATGTATTTTTTCCTGGTCaacttttcttttctggaaatctGTTATGTATCAGTCATTCTCCCTAGGGTTCTGTACAGCATTTGGACCCAAGACAGAAATATTTCTCTTTTGGCCTGTGCCACACAAATGTGCTTCTTCCTAATGTTGGCAGCCACTGAAAGTATTTTTCTCGCTGTGAtgtcctatgaccgctatgtggccatctgtagTCCTCTGCACTATCCTCTGGTCATGAGTCCAAGAAAATGCAGGCAGCTGGCAGCAGGGTCCTGGCTCGGTGGCATGCCGTTTCAGGTTGGGCAAACCTGTCAAATATTCTCTCTACATTtctgtaactctaaccaaatagaacACTTCTTCTGTGACATACCCCCTGTGCTTAAACTGGCCTGTGGAGACACTTCTGTTATTGAGATGTATGTCTATGTAGTGGCTATCCTGCTTGCAGCAATCCCTTTTATACTAATACTAACATCTTACAGCAAAATCATTGCCACCATCCTGAGGCTGCCAACTGCTGAAGGACGATCGAAAGCCTTCTTCACATGTTCTTCCCACctagtggtggtggttttgttttttgccccTGCATCTATTACCTACTTAATGCCAAAATCATCTCATTCTGCAGTAAGTGAcaaattcctttctcttttctacaCCATCATCACCCCCGTGTTCAATCCCATGATATACAGCCTTAGGAACAAAGAGGTAATTGCAGCTCTGAGAAGATTGTTGCTTACAACATAG